A window of the Henckelia pumila isolate YLH828 chromosome 3, ASM3356847v2, whole genome shotgun sequence genome harbors these coding sequences:
- the LOC140886249 gene encoding granule-bound starch synthase 2, chloroplastic/amyloplastic isoform X1 codes for MALMGSFPAGVDSSVVIHSASHHPPMIPMPPYRPRKCVEIGGLVYGFSQNSKEVYFTRLSPCCGHRGTRIRWVPKRVKATEEGTGGGGSVDAPEDALQATFEKSKKILAMQKDLLAQIAERKKLISSIKDSIIDQEGSEPPYMVNDVTVSGFDTDAIVDAKEPEKGLLGCDTSFNANPMENLNSSGSRAVPSTELPYVPWKSAVISSSESSSNNDWYKQLKNTAETFLSGQEHSKKVHSNNTTMDTASKTTFLTDIPSSMKDTKHKGLKESSLDDENVDVQDPSNEPVKPPPIAGANVMNIMLVATECTPWIKTGGLGDVAGALPKALARRGHRVMVIVPRYSHYAEAQDSGVRKRYRVDGQDFEVGYFHAYIDGVDFVFIDSPSFRHLENNIYGGNRVDILKRMVLFCKAAVEVPWNVPCGGVCYGDGNLVFIANDWHTALLPVYLKAYYRDHGLMRYTRSVLVIHNIAHQGRGPMDDFSFVDLPPHYMDLFKLYDPVGGEHFNIFAAGLKMADRVVTVSHGYSWEIKTSEGGWGLDRIINENDWKLRGIVNGIDTKEWSPEVDIHLKSDNYVNYSVETLKTGKAQCKTALQKELGLPIHGDVPLIGFIGRLDQQKGVDLIADAVPWMMGQDVQLVMLGSGRPDLEQLLRQFEGQYNNRVRGWVGFSVETAHRITAGADILLMPSRFEPCGLNQLYAMRYGTIPVVHAVGGLRDTVKQFNPYEESGLGWTFSRAEANELINALGNCLLTYRQYKTSWEGLQKRGMTQDLSWDNAAQTYEEVCIAAKYQW; via the exons ATGGCGTTGATGGGATCATTCCCGGCTGGTGTTGACAGTTCTGTAGTTATCCATAGTGCGAGTCATCATCCACCCATGATTCCTATGCCTCCGTACAGACCAAGAAAGTGCGTGGAAATCGGAGGTTTAGTTTATGGGTTTTCACAAAATTCGAAAGAAGTTTATTTTACCAGATTGTCTCCATGCTGTGGCCACAGGGGCACGCGGATAAGGTGGGTTCCGAAGCGCGTGAAAGCGACAGAGGAGGGGACTGGCGGGGGTGGGAGTGTGGATGCTCCGGAGGATGCGTTGCAGGCTACATTTGAAAAGAGCAAGAAGATTCTTGCAATGCAGAAAGACCTTTTAGCACAG attgctgaaagaaagaaattgATCTCATCAATAAAAGATAGTATTATTGATCAAGAGGGCAGTGAACCACCTTACATGGTGAATGATGTTACAGTTTCTGGTTTTGATACTGATGCTATAGTAG ATGCAAAAGAGCCTGAAAAAGGCCTACTTGGCTGCGATACTTCCTTTAATGCAAATCCCATGGAAAACTTGAACAGCAGTGGTTCTCGGGCCGTTCCATCAACGGAATTGCCCTATGTTCCGTGGAAATCTGCTGTCATTTCCAGTTCCGAATCTTCCTCAAACAATGATTGGTACAAACAGTTGAAAAACACAGCAGAGACATTCTTATCTGGTCAAGAGCATTCCAAAAAAGTACATTCCAATAATACGACGATGGATACTGCTTCGAAGACAACATTTCTTACTGATATACCGTCAAGCATGAAAGATACGAAACATAAAGGTTTAAAGGAATCAAGTCtagatgatgaaaatgttgatGTTCAAGATCCTTCTAATGAACCTGTGAAACCCCCTCCGATTGCTGGGGCAAATGTGATGAACATAATGTTGGTTGCTACTGAATGTACTCCATGGATTAAAACAG GTGGGCTTGGAGATGTTGCAGGGGCTCTGCCTAAGGCTTTGGCTAGGCGTGGACATCGAGTCATG GTCATTGTACCTCGCTATAGTCATTATGCTGAAGCTCAGGATTCAGGAGTCAGAAAGAGATATCGAGTAGATGGCCAG GATTTTGAGGTGGGTTACTTCCATGCGTACATTGATGGTGtagattttgtttttattgacaGTCCATCTTTTCGCCATTTAGAGAATAATATATATGGAGGAAATCGTGTG GATATTCTGAAACGCATGGTCTTGTTTTGCAAAGCTGCTGTTGAG GTTCCTTGGAATGTTCCATGTGGTGGGGTCTGCTATGGAGATGGAAATTTGGTTTTCATCGCAAATGATTGGCACACTGCCTTGTTACCTGTCTACCTTAAGGCATATTACCGGGACCATGGGTTAATGCGATATACAAGGTCTGTCCTTGTGATTCACAACATAGCTCATCAG GGTCGCGGCCCCATGGATGATTTTTCCTTTGTGGATCTTCCACCTCATTACATGGACCTTTTTAAGTTGTATGATCCAGTAGGTGGAGAACATTTCAACATCTTCGCTGCAGGTCTAAAGATGGCTGATCGTGTAGTTACAGTGAGCCATGGGTATTCTTGGGAGATAAAAACTTCTGAAGGTGGCTGGGGTCTTGACAGGATCATAAACGAGAATGATTGGAAACTACGTGGAATTGTAAATGGAATCGACACAAAAGAGTGGAGCCCTGAAGTAGATATTCACCTGAAATCTGACAATTATGTCAACTACTCAGTTGAGACCCTCAAAACTGGCAAAGCTCAGTGCAAGACAGCATTACAAAAGGAGCTTGGGTTGCCCATCCATGGCGATGTTCCATTAATTGGTTTCATTGGGAGATTGGATCAACAAAAAGGTGTTGATCTGATAGCTGATGCGGTTCCTTGGATGATGGGCCAGGATGTGCAGCTGGTCATGTTGGGTTCGGGCAGGCCCGACCTTGAACAGCTTCTCAGGCAGTTCGAGGGACAGTACAATAACAGAGTTCGAGGGTGGGTTGGTTTCTCTGTGGAAACTGCTCATCGAATAACTGCTGGTGCAGATATACTCCTTATGCCATCAAGATTTGAGCCTTGTGGGCTGAATCAGCTTTATGCTATgcgttatggaacaattccagtTGTGCATGCCGTAGGTGGATTAAGAGATACAGTTAAGCAATTCAACCCATACGAAGAATCTGGGCTTGGCTGGACGTTTTCTAGAGCTGAGGCTAATGAACTGATTAATGCATTGGGAAACTGTTTATTGACATATCGTCAGTATAAAACAAGTTGGGAGGGGCTCCAGAAACGCGGTATGACGCAGGATCTAAGTTGGGATAATGCTGCTCAAACTTACGAGGAAGTCTGCATAGCTGCTAAATATCAATGGTGA
- the LOC140886249 gene encoding granule-bound starch synthase 2, chloroplastic/amyloplastic isoform X2 gives MALMGSFPAGVDSSVVIHSASHHPPMIPMPPYRPRKGTRIRWVPKRVKATEEGTGGGGSVDAPEDALQATFEKSKKILAMQKDLLAQIAERKKLISSIKDSIIDQEGSEPPYMVNDVTVSGFDTDAIVDAKEPEKGLLGCDTSFNANPMENLNSSGSRAVPSTELPYVPWKSAVISSSESSSNNDWYKQLKNTAETFLSGQEHSKKVHSNNTTMDTASKTTFLTDIPSSMKDTKHKGLKESSLDDENVDVQDPSNEPVKPPPIAGANVMNIMLVATECTPWIKTGGLGDVAGALPKALARRGHRVMVIVPRYSHYAEAQDSGVRKRYRVDGQDFEVGYFHAYIDGVDFVFIDSPSFRHLENNIYGGNRVDILKRMVLFCKAAVEVPWNVPCGGVCYGDGNLVFIANDWHTALLPVYLKAYYRDHGLMRYTRSVLVIHNIAHQGRGPMDDFSFVDLPPHYMDLFKLYDPVGGEHFNIFAAGLKMADRVVTVSHGYSWEIKTSEGGWGLDRIINENDWKLRGIVNGIDTKEWSPEVDIHLKSDNYVNYSVETLKTGKAQCKTALQKELGLPIHGDVPLIGFIGRLDQQKGVDLIADAVPWMMGQDVQLVMLGSGRPDLEQLLRQFEGQYNNRVRGWVGFSVETAHRITAGADILLMPSRFEPCGLNQLYAMRYGTIPVVHAVGGLRDTVKQFNPYEESGLGWTFSRAEANELINALGNCLLTYRQYKTSWEGLQKRGMTQDLSWDNAAQTYEEVCIAAKYQW, from the exons ATGGCGTTGATGGGATCATTCCCGGCTGGTGTTGACAGTTCTGTAGTTATCCATAGTGCGAGTCATCATCCACCCATGATTCCTATGCCTCCGTACAGACCAAGAAA GGGCACGCGGATAAGGTGGGTTCCGAAGCGCGTGAAAGCGACAGAGGAGGGGACTGGCGGGGGTGGGAGTGTGGATGCTCCGGAGGATGCGTTGCAGGCTACATTTGAAAAGAGCAAGAAGATTCTTGCAATGCAGAAAGACCTTTTAGCACAG attgctgaaagaaagaaattgATCTCATCAATAAAAGATAGTATTATTGATCAAGAGGGCAGTGAACCACCTTACATGGTGAATGATGTTACAGTTTCTGGTTTTGATACTGATGCTATAGTAG ATGCAAAAGAGCCTGAAAAAGGCCTACTTGGCTGCGATACTTCCTTTAATGCAAATCCCATGGAAAACTTGAACAGCAGTGGTTCTCGGGCCGTTCCATCAACGGAATTGCCCTATGTTCCGTGGAAATCTGCTGTCATTTCCAGTTCCGAATCTTCCTCAAACAATGATTGGTACAAACAGTTGAAAAACACAGCAGAGACATTCTTATCTGGTCAAGAGCATTCCAAAAAAGTACATTCCAATAATACGACGATGGATACTGCTTCGAAGACAACATTTCTTACTGATATACCGTCAAGCATGAAAGATACGAAACATAAAGGTTTAAAGGAATCAAGTCtagatgatgaaaatgttgatGTTCAAGATCCTTCTAATGAACCTGTGAAACCCCCTCCGATTGCTGGGGCAAATGTGATGAACATAATGTTGGTTGCTACTGAATGTACTCCATGGATTAAAACAG GTGGGCTTGGAGATGTTGCAGGGGCTCTGCCTAAGGCTTTGGCTAGGCGTGGACATCGAGTCATG GTCATTGTACCTCGCTATAGTCATTATGCTGAAGCTCAGGATTCAGGAGTCAGAAAGAGATATCGAGTAGATGGCCAG GATTTTGAGGTGGGTTACTTCCATGCGTACATTGATGGTGtagattttgtttttattgacaGTCCATCTTTTCGCCATTTAGAGAATAATATATATGGAGGAAATCGTGTG GATATTCTGAAACGCATGGTCTTGTTTTGCAAAGCTGCTGTTGAG GTTCCTTGGAATGTTCCATGTGGTGGGGTCTGCTATGGAGATGGAAATTTGGTTTTCATCGCAAATGATTGGCACACTGCCTTGTTACCTGTCTACCTTAAGGCATATTACCGGGACCATGGGTTAATGCGATATACAAGGTCTGTCCTTGTGATTCACAACATAGCTCATCAG GGTCGCGGCCCCATGGATGATTTTTCCTTTGTGGATCTTCCACCTCATTACATGGACCTTTTTAAGTTGTATGATCCAGTAGGTGGAGAACATTTCAACATCTTCGCTGCAGGTCTAAAGATGGCTGATCGTGTAGTTACAGTGAGCCATGGGTATTCTTGGGAGATAAAAACTTCTGAAGGTGGCTGGGGTCTTGACAGGATCATAAACGAGAATGATTGGAAACTACGTGGAATTGTAAATGGAATCGACACAAAAGAGTGGAGCCCTGAAGTAGATATTCACCTGAAATCTGACAATTATGTCAACTACTCAGTTGAGACCCTCAAAACTGGCAAAGCTCAGTGCAAGACAGCATTACAAAAGGAGCTTGGGTTGCCCATCCATGGCGATGTTCCATTAATTGGTTTCATTGGGAGATTGGATCAACAAAAAGGTGTTGATCTGATAGCTGATGCGGTTCCTTGGATGATGGGCCAGGATGTGCAGCTGGTCATGTTGGGTTCGGGCAGGCCCGACCTTGAACAGCTTCTCAGGCAGTTCGAGGGACAGTACAATAACAGAGTTCGAGGGTGGGTTGGTTTCTCTGTGGAAACTGCTCATCGAATAACTGCTGGTGCAGATATACTCCTTATGCCATCAAGATTTGAGCCTTGTGGGCTGAATCAGCTTTATGCTATgcgttatggaacaattccagtTGTGCATGCCGTAGGTGGATTAAGAGATACAGTTAAGCAATTCAACCCATACGAAGAATCTGGGCTTGGCTGGACGTTTTCTAGAGCTGAGGCTAATGAACTGATTAATGCATTGGGAAACTGTTTATTGACATATCGTCAGTATAAAACAAGTTGGGAGGGGCTCCAGAAACGCGGTATGACGCAGGATCTAAGTTGGGATAATGCTGCTCAAACTTACGAGGAAGTCTGCATAGCTGCTAAATATCAATGGTGA
- the LOC140886249 gene encoding granule-bound starch synthase 2, chloroplastic/amyloplastic isoform X3 — MAFLYDSAMQIAERKKLISSIKDSIIDQEGSEPPYMVNDVTVSGFDTDAIVDAKEPEKGLLGCDTSFNANPMENLNSSGSRAVPSTELPYVPWKSAVISSSESSSNNDWYKQLKNTAETFLSGQEHSKKVHSNNTTMDTASKTTFLTDIPSSMKDTKHKGLKESSLDDENVDVQDPSNEPVKPPPIAGANVMNIMLVATECTPWIKTGGLGDVAGALPKALARRGHRVMVIVPRYSHYAEAQDSGVRKRYRVDGQDFEVGYFHAYIDGVDFVFIDSPSFRHLENNIYGGNRVDILKRMVLFCKAAVEVPWNVPCGGVCYGDGNLVFIANDWHTALLPVYLKAYYRDHGLMRYTRSVLVIHNIAHQGRGPMDDFSFVDLPPHYMDLFKLYDPVGGEHFNIFAAGLKMADRVVTVSHGYSWEIKTSEGGWGLDRIINENDWKLRGIVNGIDTKEWSPEVDIHLKSDNYVNYSVETLKTGKAQCKTALQKELGLPIHGDVPLIGFIGRLDQQKGVDLIADAVPWMMGQDVQLVMLGSGRPDLEQLLRQFEGQYNNRVRGWVGFSVETAHRITAGADILLMPSRFEPCGLNQLYAMRYGTIPVVHAVGGLRDTVKQFNPYEESGLGWTFSRAEANELINALGNCLLTYRQYKTSWEGLQKRGMTQDLSWDNAAQTYEEVCIAAKYQW, encoded by the exons ATGGCCTTTCTCTATGACTCTGCAATGCAGattgctgaaagaaagaaattgATCTCATCAATAAAAGATAGTATTATTGATCAAGAGGGCAGTGAACCACCTTACATGGTGAATGATGTTACAGTTTCTGGTTTTGATACTGATGCTATAGTAG ATGCAAAAGAGCCTGAAAAAGGCCTACTTGGCTGCGATACTTCCTTTAATGCAAATCCCATGGAAAACTTGAACAGCAGTGGTTCTCGGGCCGTTCCATCAACGGAATTGCCCTATGTTCCGTGGAAATCTGCTGTCATTTCCAGTTCCGAATCTTCCTCAAACAATGATTGGTACAAACAGTTGAAAAACACAGCAGAGACATTCTTATCTGGTCAAGAGCATTCCAAAAAAGTACATTCCAATAATACGACGATGGATACTGCTTCGAAGACAACATTTCTTACTGATATACCGTCAAGCATGAAAGATACGAAACATAAAGGTTTAAAGGAATCAAGTCtagatgatgaaaatgttgatGTTCAAGATCCTTCTAATGAACCTGTGAAACCCCCTCCGATTGCTGGGGCAAATGTGATGAACATAATGTTGGTTGCTACTGAATGTACTCCATGGATTAAAACAG GTGGGCTTGGAGATGTTGCAGGGGCTCTGCCTAAGGCTTTGGCTAGGCGTGGACATCGAGTCATG GTCATTGTACCTCGCTATAGTCATTATGCTGAAGCTCAGGATTCAGGAGTCAGAAAGAGATATCGAGTAGATGGCCAG GATTTTGAGGTGGGTTACTTCCATGCGTACATTGATGGTGtagattttgtttttattgacaGTCCATCTTTTCGCCATTTAGAGAATAATATATATGGAGGAAATCGTGTG GATATTCTGAAACGCATGGTCTTGTTTTGCAAAGCTGCTGTTGAG GTTCCTTGGAATGTTCCATGTGGTGGGGTCTGCTATGGAGATGGAAATTTGGTTTTCATCGCAAATGATTGGCACACTGCCTTGTTACCTGTCTACCTTAAGGCATATTACCGGGACCATGGGTTAATGCGATATACAAGGTCTGTCCTTGTGATTCACAACATAGCTCATCAG GGTCGCGGCCCCATGGATGATTTTTCCTTTGTGGATCTTCCACCTCATTACATGGACCTTTTTAAGTTGTATGATCCAGTAGGTGGAGAACATTTCAACATCTTCGCTGCAGGTCTAAAGATGGCTGATCGTGTAGTTACAGTGAGCCATGGGTATTCTTGGGAGATAAAAACTTCTGAAGGTGGCTGGGGTCTTGACAGGATCATAAACGAGAATGATTGGAAACTACGTGGAATTGTAAATGGAATCGACACAAAAGAGTGGAGCCCTGAAGTAGATATTCACCTGAAATCTGACAATTATGTCAACTACTCAGTTGAGACCCTCAAAACTGGCAAAGCTCAGTGCAAGACAGCATTACAAAAGGAGCTTGGGTTGCCCATCCATGGCGATGTTCCATTAATTGGTTTCATTGGGAGATTGGATCAACAAAAAGGTGTTGATCTGATAGCTGATGCGGTTCCTTGGATGATGGGCCAGGATGTGCAGCTGGTCATGTTGGGTTCGGGCAGGCCCGACCTTGAACAGCTTCTCAGGCAGTTCGAGGGACAGTACAATAACAGAGTTCGAGGGTGGGTTGGTTTCTCTGTGGAAACTGCTCATCGAATAACTGCTGGTGCAGATATACTCCTTATGCCATCAAGATTTGAGCCTTGTGGGCTGAATCAGCTTTATGCTATgcgttatggaacaattccagtTGTGCATGCCGTAGGTGGATTAAGAGATACAGTTAAGCAATTCAACCCATACGAAGAATCTGGGCTTGGCTGGACGTTTTCTAGAGCTGAGGCTAATGAACTGATTAATGCATTGGGAAACTGTTTATTGACATATCGTCAGTATAAAACAAGTTGGGAGGGGCTCCAGAAACGCGGTATGACGCAGGATCTAAGTTGGGATAATGCTGCTCAAACTTACGAGGAAGTCTGCATAGCTGCTAAATATCAATGGTGA
- the LOC140886249 gene encoding granule-bound starch synthase 2, chloroplastic/amyloplastic isoform X4, which translates to MVNDVTVSGFDTDAIVDAKEPEKGLLGCDTSFNANPMENLNSSGSRAVPSTELPYVPWKSAVISSSESSSNNDWYKQLKNTAETFLSGQEHSKKVHSNNTTMDTASKTTFLTDIPSSMKDTKHKGLKESSLDDENVDVQDPSNEPVKPPPIAGANVMNIMLVATECTPWIKTGGLGDVAGALPKALARRGHRVMVIVPRYSHYAEAQDSGVRKRYRVDGQDFEVGYFHAYIDGVDFVFIDSPSFRHLENNIYGGNRVDILKRMVLFCKAAVEVPWNVPCGGVCYGDGNLVFIANDWHTALLPVYLKAYYRDHGLMRYTRSVLVIHNIAHQGRGPMDDFSFVDLPPHYMDLFKLYDPVGGEHFNIFAAGLKMADRVVTVSHGYSWEIKTSEGGWGLDRIINENDWKLRGIVNGIDTKEWSPEVDIHLKSDNYVNYSVETLKTGKAQCKTALQKELGLPIHGDVPLIGFIGRLDQQKGVDLIADAVPWMMGQDVQLVMLGSGRPDLEQLLRQFEGQYNNRVRGWVGFSVETAHRITAGADILLMPSRFEPCGLNQLYAMRYGTIPVVHAVGGLRDTVKQFNPYEESGLGWTFSRAEANELINALGNCLLTYRQYKTSWEGLQKRGMTQDLSWDNAAQTYEEVCIAAKYQW; encoded by the exons ATGGTGAATGATGTTACAGTTTCTGGTTTTGATACTGATGCTATAGTAG ATGCAAAAGAGCCTGAAAAAGGCCTACTTGGCTGCGATACTTCCTTTAATGCAAATCCCATGGAAAACTTGAACAGCAGTGGTTCTCGGGCCGTTCCATCAACGGAATTGCCCTATGTTCCGTGGAAATCTGCTGTCATTTCCAGTTCCGAATCTTCCTCAAACAATGATTGGTACAAACAGTTGAAAAACACAGCAGAGACATTCTTATCTGGTCAAGAGCATTCCAAAAAAGTACATTCCAATAATACGACGATGGATACTGCTTCGAAGACAACATTTCTTACTGATATACCGTCAAGCATGAAAGATACGAAACATAAAGGTTTAAAGGAATCAAGTCtagatgatgaaaatgttgatGTTCAAGATCCTTCTAATGAACCTGTGAAACCCCCTCCGATTGCTGGGGCAAATGTGATGAACATAATGTTGGTTGCTACTGAATGTACTCCATGGATTAAAACAG GTGGGCTTGGAGATGTTGCAGGGGCTCTGCCTAAGGCTTTGGCTAGGCGTGGACATCGAGTCATG GTCATTGTACCTCGCTATAGTCATTATGCTGAAGCTCAGGATTCAGGAGTCAGAAAGAGATATCGAGTAGATGGCCAG GATTTTGAGGTGGGTTACTTCCATGCGTACATTGATGGTGtagattttgtttttattgacaGTCCATCTTTTCGCCATTTAGAGAATAATATATATGGAGGAAATCGTGTG GATATTCTGAAACGCATGGTCTTGTTTTGCAAAGCTGCTGTTGAG GTTCCTTGGAATGTTCCATGTGGTGGGGTCTGCTATGGAGATGGAAATTTGGTTTTCATCGCAAATGATTGGCACACTGCCTTGTTACCTGTCTACCTTAAGGCATATTACCGGGACCATGGGTTAATGCGATATACAAGGTCTGTCCTTGTGATTCACAACATAGCTCATCAG GGTCGCGGCCCCATGGATGATTTTTCCTTTGTGGATCTTCCACCTCATTACATGGACCTTTTTAAGTTGTATGATCCAGTAGGTGGAGAACATTTCAACATCTTCGCTGCAGGTCTAAAGATGGCTGATCGTGTAGTTACAGTGAGCCATGGGTATTCTTGGGAGATAAAAACTTCTGAAGGTGGCTGGGGTCTTGACAGGATCATAAACGAGAATGATTGGAAACTACGTGGAATTGTAAATGGAATCGACACAAAAGAGTGGAGCCCTGAAGTAGATATTCACCTGAAATCTGACAATTATGTCAACTACTCAGTTGAGACCCTCAAAACTGGCAAAGCTCAGTGCAAGACAGCATTACAAAAGGAGCTTGGGTTGCCCATCCATGGCGATGTTCCATTAATTGGTTTCATTGGGAGATTGGATCAACAAAAAGGTGTTGATCTGATAGCTGATGCGGTTCCTTGGATGATGGGCCAGGATGTGCAGCTGGTCATGTTGGGTTCGGGCAGGCCCGACCTTGAACAGCTTCTCAGGCAGTTCGAGGGACAGTACAATAACAGAGTTCGAGGGTGGGTTGGTTTCTCTGTGGAAACTGCTCATCGAATAACTGCTGGTGCAGATATACTCCTTATGCCATCAAGATTTGAGCCTTGTGGGCTGAATCAGCTTTATGCTATgcgttatggaacaattccagtTGTGCATGCCGTAGGTGGATTAAGAGATACAGTTAAGCAATTCAACCCATACGAAGAATCTGGGCTTGGCTGGACGTTTTCTAGAGCTGAGGCTAATGAACTGATTAATGCATTGGGAAACTGTTTATTGACATATCGTCAGTATAAAACAAGTTGGGAGGGGCTCCAGAAACGCGGTATGACGCAGGATCTAAGTTGGGATAATGCTGCTCAAACTTACGAGGAAGTCTGCATAGCTGCTAAATATCAATGGTGA